The Arachis hypogaea cultivar Tifrunner chromosome 16, arahy.Tifrunner.gnm2.J5K5, whole genome shotgun sequence genome contains a region encoding:
- the LOC112754337 gene encoding cyclin-dependent kinase F-4-like: MEIYTMVYSDFGLAREISSQSPYTEYVSTRWYRAPEVLLQSYLYSSKVDMWAMGAIMAELFSLRPLFPGARSSKAPDVSKLVFGSKLPILSDEKLSLKVLLSEAKKRERAFTNRGRRNQLRSMGEAKNLLQYMFNSVADVRCSI, from the exons ATGGAGATTTATACTATGGTCTATTCTGATTTTGGCCTAGCACGTGAGATCAGTTCACAATCACCCTACACTGAGTATGTCTCCACACGGTG GTATCGTGCTCCTGAAGTGCTACTTCAATCTTATCTGTATAGCTCCAAAGTTG ACATGTGGGCAATGGGTGCTATAATGGCTGAACTGTTCTCTCTTCGTCCTCTTTTCCCTGGTGCCAg GTCATCAAAGGCACCTGATGTATCAAAGCTAGTTTTCGGAAGCAAATTGCCTATTCTAAGTGATGAAAAACTATCATTGAAGGTATTG CTTTCCGAGGCAAAAAAACGAGAGCGGGCCTTTACGAATAGAGGACGCCGGAATCAGTTGCGCTCAATGGGAGAAGCCAAGAATTTGCTTCAATATATGTTCAATTCAGTCGCAGATGTTAGGTGCTCTATTTGA